The Lolium rigidum isolate FL_2022 chromosome 1, APGP_CSIRO_Lrig_0.1, whole genome shotgun sequence region GTCACCCAATCGAAGTACCTTATACCATCCTGCAATCCAGAGGGGAAAGACGTAACTACACTGGAAATTCAGTGAACGGTATCAGTACTGTTCAAGGTACGGTGAAATTTCCATCATCACGGAAGTGGTAAAATAAGTCAGCAGATCGCAATGGTTCTGAAGAATAAGGAGAAAACACATAACTTGGACATCACGGTAAATTTTAAGTGTGCGAACTGATAGATTTAATAGAACCTGATCGCCTTGAGTTTCAGCCCAGATATTTCAACAGCAAACTCAGTAGTACCCACTTCCGTGGAAGGCTCAAAAACAACATGCTCtaagaatgaatgaatgaatgaatgaatgaatgaatgaatgaatgaacgaATGGTAGGAGATATATCACATGTTGATCATAACCCCGTGAACAATAAATAAAGAATATGGACATGGCATTGTAACACCTGTTCTGTTTTTCGATTCTAAATAATCGCCGAACTAGCAACCATTACAAGTATCAGCAGACAAACTTACTTCTCTAAGGACAAGGCGATGGTAGTCGCCCAAGTCATCGAGCGAGGAGTAGTTACGGTCAAAGTACCAATCGACAGCGTCATCTTTCTCATAGTCAGCAAGCAAGGCCTTGAGATTTTCCGGAGAGTACTCCTTTGTCAGTGTCACCTCGTCCAGATCTTCTACGCAAACTCCTCGGGCCAACTACGCACAACATAAACATACGCAGTGAGGGATAAAGTTCAGTCGCAAAACAGGAGGATTGCAAATTACAGACTCACACACGACATGAAAGATGTGGATGAGAAAGAACCTTGGAAGCCCTGGCACGGTAGAGAGCGAGGCGCCCATAGAGCTTGCGCTGCTCTTCCTTGTCCAGACTGCGCGCAGAGATGGTGATAGGAGCAGGCCTGGTGGCCAAAACCTTGAGGTATCCAAGGAACTCCTCATCGCTGATAATGTCATTTTCCTCCAGCTCATCCGGTGGCGCGGCCGTGTACATGTCAATGGCACGCGCGATCTCGGTGGAAGGTTCTTGCTGATCCGGGGCGATGCGAACGTCACAGGATGATGAGCCAGTACTAGCGTTACGGGCACCGGCAAtctcgccggaatccctggtgggaGATGGGCATTGGTGCTTGGGCCTCTTCTGTCCCGTCCATGCCCCTCCTTCATCACTGGCGCCGCTCGCCGGATCGTGCATCTCTCCTCCGGCGATACCCTGATCCATTTCGGgtgggaacaagagagagaggggcGAGGGTTCCTTCCAACTGGCTGACGAACCCGATCAAGACGGTGTGTCAGGGTGTTTTTAGAGTTTTTTGTAGCGGATAAGGATGAAGGATGGCATACAAACACGAGTACACATGTTGAGAGGATGCAGCTGCCTCCatcaacatactccctccgtttcaatgtATAATTCTTGTATTCTTGTGTTTTTTGCATCTTCCAAGTCTTTTACTTCGTTTTCAGATTCTCGTATTTCTTCAAATTTGTGTAGTCTTGGGGTTTCGTTGGGTAGTAGGCCTGATGAGATCTCggtttcggctaatgtgttgagacagaaggagcttgaccgtttaacggttgttccgaaTGACTCCACTGGGCTTGAAACATCCTTTAtagacgatgaagaagaggatggcatcttagatggtcagcttctctcggctatTATTGGTACTGTCTCAGAAGTAGACTTAGAACACTCAGAGCTTAGTTCAATTTATGATCTAAGCGCGTCAGCTCGAGGTTCTAGGTCTTCGGCTGGGAAGAAGTCTCGTAGATATGGTAAGAattctaaatctaaaatagtctctcaatgaatggcatgtttcggaatagcagaggtcttggcgaCTTGGCTAAACATTCCCACATTGCcgctggttgtagagattatgatttagacttTATTGCTATATCCGAGACGGGTAGGCGGAATTTCTCACGAGTTTTCTCGACCGTTTATCGAGCGGGATTAACTTTCGAGTGGTTTTCTCGCCGCCTCGCGGTAGGTCCGGGggtattttacttggcgtccgcatagacaccatgactgtcctagctagttctgatggagagtatcacattaagcttGACATCCAGAATAAAGCGGACGGCTTCATTTGGAATCTGGtcgctgtgtatggtgctgcccaagatgcttttaaggctgactttttacgtgagttggtaaatcttactaaagacaatccttatccgattttaatcggaggggattttaatttactaagatttcctcatgagaaaagtaaaggtCTTTTCGCTAAACACTGGCCTTTTTTGttcaatgctgtcattgatagccttgacttaagagaggtgtttatgtccggtcgacaatttacttgggccaacagcttgcctgaacccacatacgaaaagctagaccgcgtgttgatggatactgaatgggaagataaataccctatggtgtctgtccgcgcactagaacgtattgaaaaattgtctgaccatgcACCGATCCTTCTAACCACTGGGAATCCCCGTCCTATGTGTAAACGGCCCTTTAAGTTCGAACTTGGCTGGCTACATCGGGATGGGTTCCACgagatggttaagacggtttgggagagaccggttAGTGGAAGCACTCCAAtagtgagatggaataataagatgcgtgcaatgcgcaaacatctctccggttgggctgcccatacagACTGGTATCCTTAAAAAAGAAAAGGCTCACTTATCAAAAGTGATTGATGA contains the following coding sequences:
- the LOC124657777 gene encoding uncharacterized protein LOC124657777; translated protein: MDQGIAGGEMHDPASGASDEGGAWTGQKRPKHQCPSPTRDSGEIAGARNASTGSSSCDVRIAPDQQEPSTEIARAIDMYTAAPPDELEENDIISDEEFLGYLKVLATRPAPITISARSLDKEEQRKLYGRLALYRARASKLARGVCVEDLDEVTLTKEYSPENLKALLADYEKDDAVDWYFDRNYSSLDDLGDYHRLVLREDGIRYFDWVTYRSSFTSYEIDEEYVKLFEEISKKIKWVKRYMECQLASSEWIEMNNRGFRQAVRIAAGFPRMSHFFALMAFKEHVSDVMFDYWQREDIDRLFFEIWKCMTEKKIDSTAALVEVNRQDIFPRYRRKIQFALDRSDISDLFLEFDTCVEGIPDDAAQDGARELITWAVWNKLNKPKMWHQYIIRKMEIAKHIGLYPQA